In Miscanthus floridulus cultivar M001 chromosome 8, ASM1932011v1, whole genome shotgun sequence, the sequence gagggaacacgtggcacgcatcgcgtgaccggacgttgaggtctagcgttcggtcgatatgaccggagcgtccggtcaccccgtgttgtgcccagtgaaggggtacaacgcctctatttcgtgggggcttctatttaaaccctatagccggttcaagctcactctctttgtcatttgcattgacatagcaaccttgtgagcttagccaaagctctcccactcatctccattattgattcatcatctttgtgagattgggagagaatccaattgtcgatgtttcaccatcgatagcctgtcatgggggtacccggggcagtttgttcgggcttcagcgtatgcagaactcgacggtaaacgcaagagacagtcgatttatcctggttcgtgCCCTCGactatgatcgagtaatagccctacgtccagtcggcgttagcctttgcgttagattgattgtaAAAGTCTTGTGTTCTCTCTAACTCTCCCTCcgacctcctttatatagtcaggagactagagtcctagtcggtttataatgtagagtcctagtaggattacagggtagtattactactagaattaCATggaaggaatcctaatcaaactagatcttctctctcccttgcggtgtatcccgtgggtcccgcatcaacaccaattgcattgcttgagtgtttgcatctagaggcacttggtgttcgtgtttcgctgcgggattcgcttattactcttggtggttgccgccacctagacggcttggagcagcgaggatcgtcgagcggagggtggtgattgtctccggctctgatcgtggtgattgtgaggggttcttgatctttcccgggtgaagagtcaaaaggtactctagtggattgctcgtggcttgtgtgatcctcattttgtgttggttgtgcggcaccctattgagggtttggcgtatgatgccaattagctcgtgaacctcgaagtgagtgaattgccacaacgaggagtagcttgttggcaagcaagtgaacctcggtaaaaaatcattgtgttcatcatttgattccgaggtgattggtcttcattagtattcattcttgtgattgattgactccttcgacacggcggtataaacaaattgcccactctttttacattaccgcaaactagttgttaagctctttagtgtagctagttgtgagagcttgttagtttggttagtgtggctctttagttagcttttgagagcacactaacttagtatagtgtcatagctattgtgtggatagaacctatataaactagaattgtagtaggtggcttacatttttagtaggctagcgcaacacttgtttcgcctcataattgtctaaccggcttgttaagtgttgttgtagaaatttttaataggatattcatccccctctagccattaggacctttcaggcgcCCTAGCTCCCCTCTCCACACGATGAGCAGCGAGGCCATCGGGTCCGCCATGACGGACGACGTCGTCATGACCGCCTAGGAGGTCGTCGGGCCGAGTCGTGGGTCGGGTCACCGGGGAGCAGGCGCTGGCGCGTGTGTCAGGCCACCGTCGCTGAGGGTGTAGGGCGGTGCCAGGGCCAGGAGCGTGGGGCTAGGTCGTCGGGGTCACAGGGCGGGGCTGGTGCCGGGAGGCGCCGGGGGCAAAGGGTGGGGTCGAGGCCTGGAGGTGCCGGGGGCGCAGGGCCGGGCCACCGGGCACGGTGCTGACGGCACGCAAGGGGAAGAGGACAAGGAGGAACACAGAGAGAAAGAAAACTGAGGTGTGAATCATAGTCGGTTTCCACCGTCCAAGGGTAATATGGACAATTTCACTAGTCGGTCCCACACCAAACGGCgaaaaacaaacagaacaggAACGGAATGGATTGTAAGGTAAAGAAGTTTAGAGCAGTGGCACCTGTGTACGGTCAACTTTTTAATGGCTtatgtgtaattacaaacttttttaatggtacACATGTAAAAGTCTCTTTGAAGGATCACAAGTACAAAACAGAGGACAGATGCCTCTCCTAGTAGTGGGGTTTTTGGGGGAGAAGAAATCACGTCCGTGTAATGGAAGGCTGCCTAGACAAACGAATGGCCCGATTCGAATGTTCAGGCTTTGATCCACACTGTCACTGTGATCTCAATCTCATATAGAACGCGGTGTGATGCTGCAAGAATCGAGTGGATTACGATGAGATTTACGATAAGGTAAGGCTAGCGCCCGCATGGTTTGTCGTGCCTGTGCCGCTCCGTGTCCTATGCTTCACATGGGGCCCGCGTCGCTCCGTGTCCTGTGCCGCTTCATCTCGATCTGCGCTCACACAGTTTGTCGTGCCTGCCGCTCGCGCCCCCTCCACACCCACACGCATGCAAGCAGGCCCAACGGCTGCAGTAGGCGGCCACTACAAATGGGGTctactgcaacatgtgcaatataagatctacttttgcaacatttagaggaaacatttgcaacatacgtttgaaaacacgaggaaaacacgtgtgtagccattgcaaaacatatgcaacatatgtgtgaaacatatgcaacatacggaTGAAAcactgcaacatatgtgtgaaatatatgcaacattcggatgaaacacttgcaacataagtgtgaAACATGTACAACACTTAGATAAACACACGTGCAACGTacatctgaaacaactgaaatatttgaaacagacgcttgcaacatacgtatatagccattgcaacatatgcacatcccgatctacttttgcaatatccacataaaacacctgcaacatgcatatgaaacaactgaaacacttgaaacatacatttacaaCATGTCAGGCACGACACTCTAGTTGACGGCGACCACCATGTATGGTGAGCCTCGAGGCGGTTGCGAAGTATGGCACGACCACGACGCCCTTGCCATCTCTAGCCTAGGAGGAGGTGATGAGGAGGATGCCGGTGCCATAGTGGAAGCCAGCCGAGGATATGAGCAACACCACGGGCTTAGGGAGCTTGGAGAGCGGCTACGTGGCAGCGGATGCCGCGGTCACAACAATGAGCGGCGGGCGGAGCAGGACGAAGGTCGTGGCGGCGGTGAAGGCCACGATGAGGAGAAGCAGGAGGCGTAGCCGAATGTCAAATGAGGGCTGGGGTGCGGCCACGGAGGAGAGGAGAGCGGCGGTGGGCCGCGGCGAGTCGCCGGGGGTCCGGACCTCAACTGAGTGGGCGGAGACACCATCGACGACGGTGCTTTGACTGCAGGACTTGGGGAGAGTGGAATTGGACTGGATCTGGGAGAAGCAGAACGTGTGTGCGGCTTGCGACTTGCAGCTTGCGGAGtgggagatttttattttgggagGCAACATGGAGTATCAGATATTCATGGTGGGTACAATAATTGGACGGCTTGAAGCCACGTATTAGGCCGGTCAGACCTGGTCCGACAAAGACACGTGTCCGGCTGGACGGACGATCGGTAGAGAGCATTACTGTTACCATAAATTCATAATTCAAGTACCAGCTGAAGACGATGGGAGTGGCAAATCTTCAAGTGCAAATCTGCTGACAATATTTGCAATGCACGCATTTATTAAGAAAAGGAGGAAATACTAAAAGCACCAACAAAGAATAATTGTTCGTGAGTTCATATCCTAATTTCAGAGCAAGAATAAGGATACCAAGAAATTGGGGTGAGAATGTGAGATGCACAGTTCATCCGGAGCTTTGACTAGTTTACCGAGCGACAAGACTGGAAGTGCCTGTAAGTTGAAATCTGAACACGAAAATGGAGAGATCATGGATATAAAATGGGTTTCCCAACCCTTAGGTAACTACGGACATAACTACAACAATCAGCACGGATATTTTTCTGGTTATCCTTGCCAGCCAGAACAGGTTCATAGGCACACCTATATCATCCGATCCTTTAGTAGGGGGGAGATACAAAATGGTTCCGACCTTACATTTGATACACAAAATAGTTAGATGTCAACTATCAGTACAATTAACTTATCGCAGACCCAGAAGATAGCCGCGGCACCTCAGCTCCAACCTTTACAAATACAGGAGCACTGGTGCATGCAGCAACTGCAAATGACATTAGCTCCTCGAGCTCTGCTGCCCTCGCATATAAGAGCTCAACGGCCATGGTCACCAATATATATCCAAAGCACATCATGGCTGACCACATCTTCGCTTCACCCACCGATTGGTATGAACAAATGGGGGATTTTTTACTAGGATGATTGATACGCATCGCTATTGCCCTTGCAAAATACAATAATTAGTGGGAGTCCATGGTCTTAAGCTGCCTTCACCTTGGCCCTGACAGCTGTTCAGCGTGGAGGTTGTCGGTCGAGTCGAGAATCCATTCCGAAGTTCGATGAGGGCCTAGCTCGACCTCTTGTCGTACTACTTCTACCTTCTGCCACTCCTCCCATCTCTCGGCGAGACCATCGCCTTCGAGCATCCTCACAACCTCTGACATCCTAGGACGTTCCATGGGGTTGCTCTGCGTGCAGAGGAGCGCGACCTGGATCAGAGATTCCACCTCAACATCGATGTAGTTGTGCTCTAGATCTTCATCGACTAGACTCTCCAGTTTCTCCTCCTCGAGCAATCCCTTGACCTGCACAAAGCAAATAAACACGATATTAATTTGCTTGCCAAATCAGGTCATATCAAAAGAATGCAATGAAATAAATTATCAACAATCTAAAGCAATACTAACAAATATCAGCCTGTCACAATGCACCAATTCAGTTAAAATATTCATTTCTTAGACATTATCAAAGTTCTATTTGTCATTGGATGAAATGGTTGGCAACTTTTTTATGATTGCATAGGAAAAAGTGACCACCAACCCCTGCCTAGTATGGAAGCCACAAAAAGGCATGCACATTTAGGTTGCAATTTGAACAGAGGAAATGACATAGTTAATTACCCAGTCAAgaagcatgacatcatcatcattagcaAGACGAGCTAGATCAAAGGCACGTTGTCCTGTAATAAGCTCTAAAAGCGTAATTCCATAGCCAAATACATCAGTTTTCTCAGAGGATTTTCCTGTTGAAAGGTATTCAGGTGCAATGTGCCCAATTGTTCCACGGACAGCAGTAGTTACATGGGTATCCTTGTAATCCATTAGTTTGGCTAAACCAAAATCCCCCACCACAGCTTCGAAGTCTTCATCTAACAAAATATTTGCAGCTTTGACATCACGATGAATAATCTTTGGATCACAATGATCATGTAAATAAGACAGGCCCCTAGCAGAACCCAATGCAATCCTTCTTCTTGTTTGCCAATCTAGTGGAGGTTCAGCTGGTGGCCGGTCTACAAAATAAAACCAAAGTAATAAAAACTTCAGAGTTTGATACTGCTGTTAGAGAGGTGTGACATGAAAGATACAAATAAAAGTATGTGAACAGCACTATACTAGGAAAAAATACCTCTTAAACGTGATGCAACACTTCCATTAGCCATGTATGGATACACAAGCAACCTTTCTGTTGGTGTCATACAGAATCCACGAAGACGCAATAGGTTTCTGTGTACAGCCATACTAATCATCTCAACTTCTGTTTGAAACTGTAATTCCCCACCAGGCGTGCGCTCTTCCTTTAGTCTCTTAACAGCAACTAAAGATCCATCTGCCAGCCGTCCTTTGTAGACTTTGCCAAATCCACCTCTTCCAAGAATGTTCTTATTGCTGAAGCCGTCTGTTGCAACTTGTAATTCTCGTAGTGAAAATCTTTTAAGCTGGCCAAGATGCACCTCGGGATCTTCCTCGGCTGCCACATTCGAAATCTCATATTAAGTTGATTCAATGTTATTCCCTAAGTTATTCTCCTGCTGTTGAATACTTACCAGGTACATCGAAGAAATGCTCTTGCGGTTTCCTGCGCCGCCAATAGGCAAAACCAATTGCAGGAATAGCAAATAGCAAGGCTGCGCCAGCAGCAACTCCACCAGCAATTGCTCCAGTACTGGAAGAGCTACTTCCTGCACAAAATAAGATGTCAGCAGCAAAACCATATGTTCCATACCCTTCATTACTGACATACTAATGCAGGGTAGGgacaaaagaaaaggagaaggtagTTATTGACTTGTGCTGCATGCCTGCATAACACGAGGTACAGGTCATGTAGCTTCCTGTCTTATCCCAGTATCCCACTATAGCAAGTTAACAGCGGTACAACACAGACATATCGCTGAGTCACAGACTAACAGCGCAGCACAGAATCATAGTACCAAATTGTAAGGATCTGGCTCCTTACTATGAATTATTATTTTCAACTTAATTTTCAGGAAAAAGTGCAGTCATTCCTTATCGCTCTCCAGCCTAGACAGCATTATGCTTGTTTTGGAGGTACACAAATCCCAATTAGGATGTCATTTGGATGAAAGAGCAAGGTAGGAAAGGTCCTATTGAAATCAAGGATTTCACTGAACAATCTGAATGAATCACCTGGCGATTGTGCAGGGGTTGTAGGGTTGTATGGAGGAGGTGGAGAAAAGGGAGGAGCACCAGGACAAGGTTTTGTGGTGCCAGGACCACATAAGTTAGGGTTGTTCGCAAAACTGCAAAAGAAGACAGGTGTGAATAGCAGAAGCATTAAGGCTTAAAAATGAAATTTTCAGCTAAAAACCTAGCTTTACCTGATAGGGGTGAATAACGAAAAGGAACCAGTTGATGGAACTTCTCCAGACAAATTGTTATTTGACAGATCCCTGTGATTTAGTAGAAACATTTAATTTCCATTTTACATTTACGAATTAAAACGAAACTCTCACAGtgggggcctcccctgctgtatACTATTTCGCTCAAAAAATTTAAAACCAAACTAAGTATGCAAACTGAGAAACAAATACTTACAGAACTTGGAGTGCAGTGATAGCAGTTAACGATTTTGGAATTGAACCAGAAAGGCTGTTGTTGTTAAGACGCCTATGCCCCGCACAAAAGTTCAAAGATGTGTCAAATTAGAAATATCCACAGGTAATTTCATAAAAAATAAGACAACTTAGaaattcaacaacaacaacaacaacaaagcctttaagtcctaaacaagttggggtaggctagagttgaaacccagcataagcaatcaaggttcaggcacgtgaatagttgtcttccaagcactcctatctaaggctaagtctttgggtatattccatcctttcaagtctccttttattgcctctacccaagtcaacttcagtcttcctctgcctctcttcacattactatcctggcttaggattccactacgcaccggtgcctctggaggtctccgttcgacatgtccaaaccatctcaaccggtgttggacaagcttttcttcaattggtgctacccctaatctatcacgtatatcatcgttccgaactcgatcccttagAAATTAATAAGTTGAAAACCTAACAAAATGATAGACATAGACACCTTAAAACATAAAAAACAGATTGCTGGATATAAATAATCTAACTATACAATATACATACGGCAAGAGTCACTTTTAAACACAAGGCATCACTCAATGCTGCCATGAATAGCAACTCTGTCCAGGAAAATCTAACTTCTTCCAATGGGAGTATGGGACCCAATGAGGCTAGGCAGCTACATTCTTAACCTTTAATTAAAAAAGTAACTGCATTCATGAGTAAACAAAATCATGATTTTAACAAACCAGCTACACATGTATGTGGCCTAGTGAAATCTCAACGTCATAGAAGATCTCCCTTGGTCATCACATATAGATGGGATGAAGCAACCAACGACGACTGAGATAGATTCAGTGTGCGTAAGCCAAAATATTCCTACTcttaacaagttttactttagtgAATAGTAGGGAAAAACAATACAGATATCTTACAAGAACCGCAGCTTCAATAGCTTCCCCAATGAATCTGGTATTGAACCAGTGAAGTTGTTCAGGTACAAATCCAAACTGACCAAGTTTGTAAGATTCCCAAGTTCACTAGGTATAGTGCCGCTGATATTATTACTGTAGAGCTCCCTGCATAAAAAATAATATATGAAGGCAGTGACTAATTTTAAAAACAAAGTAACTGAGTTATGGCATGCCACAGTAAATGGTCGAGGTCATTAGTGATTAACGAAGGCGGTGAATGTTACTGTGATGTCATCACAGTTAATAGTGCCAACAGCATTGTTATTTTATACAAGACAGGCTCGCCATTTGAAGACAGAATATGCCAGTCACTTTATTTTGACAGGAAGATGTACTAGGTATTATGCCTTGCCAGAGCAACACAGCAGCATAACCTTATTTTCATCTATGTAATAAGTATTCTGAACAGGATATTTCTTATATGAGCAATCATGCCTGAAATGTTTTCACCTAGAAAGATAATAAAATCTTCCACCACATGCAAAATGGGTATGGGATTACAAAGCACAGCAAAGGAAGAGAACTTACAGGTACTGCAAGTTTTTGAGCTGACCAAGTTGCGGAACCAAAGTTCCTGATAGTGCAGCATTTCCAAGATCACTgcgaatgaaaaaaaaaaactttaactGGGAAATACAGAATCGGTGCaactcactgatgaaatatagtGGAGGAAAAAGGTGAACCTACACTCTGATAACACTGTTGTCATTATTGCAGGTAACATGAAACCAAGTGCAGGGGTTGACCAGACTGGGATCCCAACTTTGTAGAACATTATTAGGATCATTTAAGTTAGTCCTTAAGCTATGCAAGGCATCACCTGTCAATAGCAGAATGGAAATTGCAGACTTTTGTTAGAAATGTCACGCAAACAAGCAAAGGGATACATCAATCAGCAAAGCTGTAGAGTTGTGGCAACCAATATCCCTTTTCGGACTTAGGTAGccataattttttaaaaaaaaaatccacatcatcaaatacaaatgaa encodes:
- the LOC136476404 gene encoding LRR receptor kinase BAK1-like is translated as MAAAAAEARGRWAVSALLLLLLWLLHPAALVLANTEGDALHSLRTNLNDPNNVLQSWDPSLVNPCTWFHVTCNNDNSVIRVDLGNAALSGTLVPQLGQLKNLQYLELYSNNISGTIPSELGNLTNLVSLDLYLNNFTGSIPDSLGKLLKLRFLRLNNNSLSGSIPKSLTAITALQVLDLSNNNLSGEVPSTGSFSLFTPISFANNPNLCGPGTTKPCPGAPPFSPPPPYNPTTPAQSPGSSSSSTGAIAGGVAAGAALLFAIPAIGFAYWRRRKPQEHFFDVPAEEDPEVHLGQLKRFSLRELQVATDGFSNKNILGRGGFGKVYKGRLADGSLVAVKRLKEERTPGGELQFQTEVEMISMAVHRNLLRLRGFCMTPTERLLVYPYMANGSVASRLRDRPPAEPPLDWQTRRRIALGSARGLSYLHDHCDPKIIHRDVKAANILLDEDFEAVVGDFGLAKLMDYKDTHVTTAVRGTIGHIAPEYLSTGKSSEKTDVFGYGITLLELITGQRAFDLARLANDDDVMLLDWVKGLLEEEKLESLVDEDLEHNYIDVEVESLIQVALLCTQSNPMERPRMSEVVRMLEGDGLAERWEEWQKVEVVRQEVELGPHRTSEWILDSTDNLHAEQLSGPR